A window from Diachasmimorpha longicaudata isolate KC_UGA_2023 chromosome 5, iyDiaLong2, whole genome shotgun sequence encodes these proteins:
- the LOC135162613 gene encoding odorant receptor 13a-like, which translates to MEYDDNLHQHWNVDVHYALVFSKWWCKSLGIWPWQHNELLSIVQTSSIGLMVIIGGVLSSTQLLTKGNCGVTTDLLDTLTGIMIFYISFIKIFCLWFHQQQLRYIILSIIHDWLHIREAQSRKIMHQYAHWGRLAFILQITSVSVAVIMAVWIDPPNVTSGISKSDNSSIRPLILAPSCWIPITMPIHIYLLYYYVNFIAAICVALVYAGCDALMFSAALHICGQFEILEASIEMLSDGDDYLTQKIKIKSYSKRHNHLIRLGKRMDTLANMIILSELLTNSVLICTSGIVVLANVRTGNVNRVMMSWGARICALYMQFFMYCYVGEKLLSHAEKLRSIVYNCSWYNLSVNIAKDIEFIIMRNNYFCHLTGGKFLIMNYESFTKITKSLFSFFSILRVTLE; encoded by the exons ATGGAATACGACGACAATTTACATCAGCACTGGAATGTGGACGTGCATTATGCCCTGGTTTTCTCGAAATGGTGGTGTAAATCATTAGGAATCTGGCCATGGCAGCACAATGAACTTTTATCTATCGTGCAAACTAGCAGTATCGGTTTAATGGTG ATCATTGGTGGTGTCTTATCATCTACTCAGTTACTGACGAAGGGTAATTGTGGAGTAACAACCGATTTACTGGATACCTTAACCGGTATCATGATATTTTACATAtcctttattaaaattttctgcCTTTGGTTTCATCAACAACAACTGcgttatattattttatcgatAATTCATGATTGGTTGCATATTAGAGAGGCACAATCACGGAAGATCATGCACCAGTATGCACATTGGGGTCGTTTAGCTTTTATATTGCAAATTACTTCAGTATCTGTGGCCGTGATAATGGCAGTGTGGATTGATCCTCCAAACGTAACGAGTGGGATTTCAAAAAGTGATAATTCATCGATAAGACCCCTGATTCTGGCACCTTCCTGTTGGATTCCAATTACGATGCCCATTCATATTTACCTGCTTTATTACTATGTCAATTTTATCGCTGCAATCTGTGTAGCACTGGTATATGCAGGATGCGATGCACTCATGTTCAGTGCTGCTTTACACATATGTGGTCAGTTCGAAATACTCGAGGCAAGTATTGAAATGCTCAGTGATGGGGATGATTATTTAAcacagaaaattaaaattaaaagctACTCAAAGCGACATAATCACTTGATTCGGTTGGGAAAACGTATGGATACCTTAGCCAATATGATCATCCTCTCGGAACTTTTGACCAATAGTGTTCTCATATGCACGTCAG gaaTTGTGGTTCTGGCGAACGTTAGAACGGGTAATGTGAACCGTGTGATGATGAGCTGGGGAGCAAGAATATGTGCTTTGTACATGCAATTCTTCATGTACTGCTATGttggtgaaaaattattgagccACGCTGAGAAGTTGCGAAGTATTGTATACAATTGTTCGTGGTACAATCTGTCTGTTAATATTGCGAAAGATATAGAATTTATAATAATGCGTAACAATTACTTCTGTCATTTGACAGGAGGTAAATTTTTGATCATGAATTATGAAAGCTTTACAAAAATAACTAAaagtttattttcttttttttctattctcagAGTTACgcttgaataa
- the LOC135162959 gene encoding odorant receptor 13a-like isoform X2 encodes MQIIDGALSFIQLLTKGACGVINDLMNTLISLLVSSTGTIKIFTLWLHQEDLRYIISSTIDDWLNIKGKKSLEIMHQYAYWGRLAFILQTAPIFIALGLIIWIDPLTMKIDNSETNGSRIRHVILAPSCWISNAMPLNVYLLYYCFNLINITTIAFIYAGCDAFMFNITLHICGQFEILEANMENFAVEDDYSTHTNKIREYSRRHNHLIQLGRRMDSVVNVIILSEILSNTILICASGIGVLVNMKVGNMNSVVISWATRIYILYIQLFIYCYVGNKLSSHADTLRGIIYNCSWYNMSTHNVKDLQFMIMRNNDFCHLTGGKIVIMNYETFTKISKNVFSFFSILRIILESN; translated from the exons TGAATACCTTAATCAGTCTCCTGGTATCTTCCACAGGaaccattaaaatttttactctTTGGCTCCATCAAGAAGATCTACGTTATATTATTTCATCAACAATTGATGATTGGTTGAATATCaaagggaaaaaatcattagaaaTCATGCACCAGTATGCATATTGGGGTCGTTTAGCTTTTATACTGCAAACTGCTCCAATATTTATAGCTTTAGGATTGATAATATGGATTGATCCTctaacaatgaaaattgacaATTCAGAAACTAATGGCTCACGGATAAGACACGTGATACTGGCACCTTCGTGCTGGATTTCAAATGCCATGCCTCTGAATGTTTACTTGCTTTACTACTGCTTCAATCTAATTAATATTACTACCATAGCATTCATCTATGCAGGATGCGATGCCTTCATGTTTAATATTACCTTGCATATCTGTGGTCAGTTTGAAATACTCGAGGCGAATATGGAGAACTTCGCTGTTGAGGATGATTATTCAACACACACAAATAAAATTAGAGAATATTCAAGACGACATAATCACTTGATTCAATTGGGCAGACGTATGGATAGTGTCGTCAATGTCATCATCCTCTCGGAAATCCTGAGCAATACTATTCTCATTTGCGCCTCAG GAATTGGAGTTCTGGTGAACATGAAAGTGGGAAATATGAACAGCGTAGTAATAAGTTGGGCAAcaagaatatatattttatacatACAATTATTCATATATTGTTATGTTGGTAACAAATTATCAAGCCACGCTGACACACTGCGAGGTATCATATACAATTGTTCGTGGTATAATATGTCAACGCATAATGTTAAAGATCTGCAATTTATGATAATGCGTAATAATGACTTCTGCCATCTAACAGGAGGCAAAATCGTAATCATGAACTATGAGACTTTTacaaaaatcagtaaaaatgtATTCTCTTTCTTTTCTATTCTCAGAATCATACTCGAGTCGAATTGA
- the LOC135162954 gene encoding uncharacterized protein LOC135162954 isoform X1 codes for MWMNPVNQPLRLCQSSSIQISKRLWTQLDLRIQLVHCIDEFNIWSFTQKSTQVQDTLCGIISSKVDKLALSASLSQDLKRVVGAMGTRMQQWILKLGKNGINSVDLAEYFRHLQWTYHGCIDESATVHSMYLSHALPYNFITWLELCDHCLEDDIRDLWPKLLERTEGPRSLCQTVLSSYWCYRLQNDLETSLDDLESIIPHWMDDQSLDENLFAYSFLFGTCASMKYFWGLMSDDQRKAILSRVCEVVMDDIDLLPKPDILYFLVQQIFFYKQNHLWMLLLLSKRFLMKFMAWPYEELFLHAVDESWERHGPMDYTPILVEMTKSMEFLFSQESIIFDEIVERVVDNNKGRIDFVRVLNESWEMENIKMMNCIINSPRLTTLRDFHTSVIIQAFKGRPYFLKSDFGDRFLNDVFASETEREWFRCQVTRQDD; via the coding sequence ATGTGGATGAACCCTGTGAACCAACCGTTGAGGCTGTGTCAATCGTCATCGATACAAATATCGAAACGATTGTGGACTCAACTAGACTTGCGAATTCAGTTGGTACATTGCATTGACGAATTCAACATTTGGTCTTTCACCCAAAAATCCACTCAGGTCCAAGATACGTTATGTGGCATAATCTCCAGTAAAGTTGACAAATTGGCTCTGTCTGCCAGCCTGAGTCAGGACTTGAAGCGTGTCGTGGGTGCGATGGGAACGAGAATGCAACAATGGATCCTCAAACTAGGGAAAAATGGTATCAATTCAGTGGATCTGGCAGAATATTTCCGTCACCTCCAGTGGACATATCATGGATGTATCGACGAGTCTGCGACCGTACACTCGATGTATCTCTCCCATGCTCTCCCGTACAACTTTATCACATGGCTTGAGCTTTGTGATCACTGTCTCGAGGATGACATCAGGGACTTGTGGCCTAAATTATTAGAACGGACGGAGGGTCCCCGCTCATTGTGTCAGACGGTTCTATCGTCTTACTGGTGTTACCGTCTACAGAATGATCTGGAGACGAGCTTGGATGATTTGGAAAGTATTATCCCACATTGGATGGACGATCAATCTCTGgacgaaaatttatttgcGTATTCTTTCCTTTTTGGTACCTGTGcatcaatgaaatatttctgggGGCTAATGAGCGATGATCAGAGGAAAGCAATTCTATCTCGTGTGTGTGAAGTGGTCATGGATGATATCGACCTGCTACCGAAGCCTGATATACTTTATTTTCTAGTccaacagatttttttctataaacaGAATCATCTGTGGATGCTGCTGCTACTTTCAAAACGTTTCCTTATGAAATTCATGGCCTGGCCTTATGAAGAGTTATTCTTGCACGCTGTGGATGAGTCGTGGGAGCGCCATGGGCCCATGGATTATACGCCAATTCTCGTCGAAATGACCAAAtccatggaatttttattctcacagGAGTCCAttatttttgatgaaattgtGGAGAGGGTCGTTGATAATAATAAAGGGCGTATTGACTTTGTCAGAGTCCTGAATGAATCATGGGAAATGGAGAACattaaaatgatgaattgTATCATCAATTCTCCTCGTCTGACCACACTTCGGGACTTCCATACGTCCGTGATAATACAAGCGTTTAAGGGAAGACcctattttctaaagtctgaTTTTGGGGACAGATTTCTGAATGATGTTTTTGCTTCTGAGACAGAACGAGAATGGTTCAGATGTCAAGTTACGAGACaagatgattaa
- the LOC135162954 gene encoding odorant receptor 13a-like isoform X2, producing the protein MEYKEKLYLEWNENVHYALDFSKWWSKALGVWPWRPNQILCTVQASSIASIVMTAAVSSSMQLLTKGSCGVITDLLDILSGILVFSGTAVKIICLSFHQQQMRYIILSMIDDWLNINETKSCKIMYQYAYWGRLAFILQITGTFVAMALTTWIDPPTIKSEISQNDSAAIRHMLLAPSCWVPITMSLNVYLLYYSFMFIATFCSVLTYAGCDAFMFSAALHLCGQFEILEANIEDLSDEDNQSIQKYKIKKYSKRHNHLILLGKRMNILVSGIILSELLSNSVLICGSGIVVLATVQTGNVNRVVISWAARIYVWYMEFFMYCYVGEKIASHADRLRSIVYNCRWYNMSFHIAKDMEFMIMRNNYFCHLTGGDFLIMNHESFAKITKVMFSFFSVLRFMIEP; encoded by the exons atgGAATACAAGGAAAAACTGTACTTGGAGTGGAATGAAAATGTCCACTACGCTCTCGATTTTTCAAAGTGGTGGTCTAAAGCATTAGGCGTCTGGCCATGGCGACCTAATCAAATTTTATGTACCGTCCAAGCTAGTAGCATCGCTTCGATTGTG ATGACTGCCGCCGTATCATCATCAATGCAGTTATTGACCAAGGGCAGCTGTGGAGTGATAACAGATTTGCTGGATATTTTGTCTGGTATCTTAGTATTTAGTGGGACAGCtgttaaaattatttgtctCTCCTTTCATCAACAACAAATGCGTTATATCATTTTATCAATGATTGATGATTGGCTTAATATTAATGAAACAAAGTCATGTAAAATCATGTATCAGTATGCGTATTGGGGGCGTTTGGCGTTTATCTTACAAATTACTGGAACATTCGTAGCTATGGCGTTGACAACCTGGATCGATCCCCCAACAATAAAGAGCGAGATTTCGCAAAATGATAGTGCAGCCATAAGACACATGTTACTGGCACCTTCATGCTGGGTTCCAATTACGATGTCCCTCAATGTTTACTTGCTTTACTACAGTTTCATGTTTATCGCTACATTCTGTTCAGTATTGACATATGCAGGATGTGATGCATTCATGTTCAGTGCAGCCCTACATTTATGCGGTCAGTTCGAAATACTCGAGGCAAATATCGAAGACCTGAGCGATGAGGATAATCAGTCAATacagaaatataaaattaagaaATACTCAAAGCGTCATAATCATTTGATTCTACTGGGGAAACGTATGAATATCCTGGTCAGCGGTATCATCCTGTCGGAACTTCTGAGCAATAGTGTTCTCATTTGCGGTTCAG gAATTGTAGTGCTGGCTACCGTTCAGACGGGCAATGTGAATCGTGTAGTGATCAGTTGGGCAGCAAGGATATATGTTTGGTACATGGAATTCTTCATGTATTGCTATGTAGGTGAAAAAATAGCGAGCCACGCAGACAGATTGCGAAGTATTGTATATAATTGTCGGTGGTATAATATGTCATTtcatattgccaaagatatggaattCATGATAATGcgtaacaattatttttgtcatttgaccggtggtgattttttaattatgaatcatgaaagttttgcgaaaattacaaaagttatgttttcatttttttctgttctcaGATTTATGATTGAACCATAG
- the LOC135162954 gene encoding odorant receptor 13a-like isoform X3, which translates to MEYKEKLYLEWNENVHYALDFSKWWSKALGVWPWRPNQILCTVQASSIASIVMTAAVSSSMQLLTKGSCGVITDLLDILSGILVFSGTAVKIICLSFHQQQMRYIILSMIDDWLNINETKSSMALTTWIDPPTIKSEISQNDSAAIRHMLLAPSCWVPITMSLNVYLLYYSFMFIATFCSVLTYAGCDAFMFSAALHLCGQFEILEANIEDLSDEDNQSIQKYKIKKYSKRHNHLILLGKRMNILVSGIILSELLSNSVLICGSGIVVLATVQTGNVNRVVISWAARIYVWYMEFFMYCYVGEKIASHADRLRSIVYNCRWYNMSFHIAKDMEFMIMRNNYFCHLTGGDFLIMNHESFAKITKVMFSFFSVLRFMIEP; encoded by the exons atgGAATACAAGGAAAAACTGTACTTGGAGTGGAATGAAAATGTCCACTACGCTCTCGATTTTTCAAAGTGGTGGTCTAAAGCATTAGGCGTCTGGCCATGGCGACCTAATCAAATTTTATGTACCGTCCAAGCTAGTAGCATCGCTTCGATTGTG ATGACTGCCGCCGTATCATCATCAATGCAGTTATTGACCAAGGGCAGCTGTGGAGTGATAACAGATTTGCTGGATATTTTGTCTGGTATCTTAGTATTTAGTGGGACAGCtgttaaaattatttgtctCTCCTTTCATCAACAACAAATGCGTTATATCATTTTATCAATGATTGATGATTGGCTTAATATTAATGAAACAAAGTCAT CTATGGCGTTGACAACCTGGATCGATCCCCCAACAATAAAGAGCGAGATTTCGCAAAATGATAGTGCAGCCATAAGACACATGTTACTGGCACCTTCATGCTGGGTTCCAATTACGATGTCCCTCAATGTTTACTTGCTTTACTACAGTTTCATGTTTATCGCTACATTCTGTTCAGTATTGACATATGCAGGATGTGATGCATTCATGTTCAGTGCAGCCCTACATTTATGCGGTCAGTTCGAAATACTCGAGGCAAATATCGAAGACCTGAGCGATGAGGATAATCAGTCAATacagaaatataaaattaagaaATACTCAAAGCGTCATAATCATTTGATTCTACTGGGGAAACGTATGAATATCCTGGTCAGCGGTATCATCCTGTCGGAACTTCTGAGCAATAGTGTTCTCATTTGCGGTTCAG gAATTGTAGTGCTGGCTACCGTTCAGACGGGCAATGTGAATCGTGTAGTGATCAGTTGGGCAGCAAGGATATATGTTTGGTACATGGAATTCTTCATGTATTGCTATGTAGGTGAAAAAATAGCGAGCCACGCAGACAGATTGCGAAGTATTGTATATAATTGTCGGTGGTATAATATGTCATTtcatattgccaaagatatggaattCATGATAATGcgtaacaattatttttgtcatttgaccggtggtgattttttaattatgaatcatgaaagttttgcgaaaattacaaaagttatgttttcatttttttctgttctcaGATTTATGATTGAACCATAG